A DNA window from Vigna angularis cultivar LongXiaoDou No.4 chromosome 1, ASM1680809v1, whole genome shotgun sequence contains the following coding sequences:
- the LOC108331053 gene encoding protein NRT1/ PTR FAMILY 2.9 has translation MGAEEAGRTTIETMEKESTENNEKHVTDSDPKINYRGWKAMPFIIGNETFEKLGAIGTLANLLVYLTTVFNLKNITATNIINIFSGSTNFATLIGAFLSDTYFGRYKTIGFCTFTSFLGLLVIQLTAVFKNLHPPHCAKESKTCRGPTAGQMTFLLAGFGLLLVGAAGVRPCNLAFGADQFNPKTDSGKKGINSFFNWYFFTFTFAQMVSLTLIVYVQSNVSWAIGLGIPAALMFISCIVYFMGAKIYVKVKPSGSPITSIVQVLVVATKKRSLKLPAEHQTISLFNYVPPKSINSRLPYTFQFRLLDKAAIVTPQDKINPDGSAGNPWNLCSIQQVEEAKCVVRVLPIWLSAILYHLVIVQNHTLLVFQALQSDRRVGHSNFKIPGASYYVFLMLSMTLWLPIYDRILVPFLRRLTGKEGGITLLQRMGTGIFLSALCMLVAAVVEEHRRNLALTNPIGVQPRKGDISSMSGLWLIPQLALAGLAESFTAVGQVELYYKQFPENMRSIGGSLFYCGMAGSSYLSTLLITIVHNSSSKSASGNWLPEDLNKGRLDLFYYMIAALEIMNLGYFILCSQWFKYKENYTSSLELKQVPKQSETSTVAV, from the exons ATGGGAGCTGAAGAGGCAGGGAGAACAACTATAGAGACAATGGAGAAAGAAAGTACAGAGAACAATGAGAAACATGTGACAGACAGTGATCCTAAGATTAACTACAGAGGATGGAAGGCTATGCCCTTTATCATAG GAAATGAAACTTTTGAGAAATTGGGAGCCATTGGCACCTTAGCCAACCTCTTGGTCTATCTCACCACTGTATTCAACCTGAAGAACATCACAGCCACAAATATAATCAACATCTTCAGTGGCAGCACCAACTTTGCTACCTTGATAGGTGCCTTCTTATCAGACACCTACTTTGGTCGCTACAAGACAATAGGATTCTGCACATTCACTTCTTTTTTG GGATTGCTTGTGATACAACTTACTGCTGTATTTAAGAATCTGCATCCACCTCACTGTGCAAAGGAGAGCAAAACATGCAGAGGACCAACTGCAGGGCAAATGACTTTTCTATTGGCTGGATTTGGTTTGCTGCTGGTAGGTGCTGCTGGGGTGAGACCATGTAACTTGGCATTTGGAGCTGATCAGTTCAATCCCAAAACAGATTCAGGGAAGAAAGGGATTAACAGCTTCTTCAATTGGTACTTTTTTACCTTCACTTTTGCCCAGATGGTCTCTTTAACGCTAATTGTGTATGTACAGTCAAATGTTAGCTGGGCAATAGGGTTGGGAATTCCTGCAGCCTTGATGTTCATATCTTGTATAGTGTACTTCATGGGGGCCAAAATTTATGTCAAGGTTAAACCAAGTGGTAGCCCCATCACTAGTATTGTGCAAGTTTTGGTTGTTGCAACCAAGAAAAGGAGTTTAAAACTACCTGCAGAACATCAAACCATTTCCCTTTTCAACTATGTGCCTCCCAAGAGCATTAACTCTAGGCTCCCTTACACCTTTCAGTTCAG GTTATTGGATAAAGCAGCCATTGTGACCCCACAAGATAAAATAAACCCAGATGGATCTGCAGGAAATCCATGGAACCTTTGCAGCATACAGCAAGTGGAGGAGGCAAAATGTGTGGTGAGAGTATTACCCATATGGTTATCAGCCATTTTGTACCACTTAGTTATTGTCCAAAATCACACCCTTCTTGTGTTTCAAGCCCTTCAATCCGATAGGCGTGTCGGACACAGTAACTTCAAAATCCCGGGTGCATCCTACTATGTGTTCTTGATGTTGAGCATGACCTTATGGCTACCAATCTATGATAGAATATTGGTCCCTTTCCTCCGTAGACTCACTGGAAAAGAGGGTGGCATCACACTCCTCCAGAGGATGGGAACTGGTATTTTTCTCTCTGCACTGTGCATGCTAGTAGCAGCAGTTGTTGAAGAGCATAGAAGAAACTTGGCTCTGACCAATCCCATAGGAGTGCAACCAAGAAAAGGTGATATTTCATCTATGTCAGGTCTATGGTTAATTCCTCAGTTAGCACTTGCTGGTCTAGCTGAGTCATTTACTGCGGTTGGACAAGTTGAATTATACTATAAACAATTCCCTGAGAACATGAGAAGCATTGGAGGGTCACTTTTCTACTGTGGCATGGCAGGGTCCAGTTATTTGAGCACTCTTCTTATCACAATTGTTCACAATAGCAGTTCTAAATCTGCCTCGGGGAATTGGTTACCAGAAGATCTTAACAAGGGGAGATTGGATTTGTTTTATTACATGATTGCTGCTCTAGAAATCATGAATTTGGGTTACTTTATATTGTGTTCACAATGGTTTAAGTACAAGGAAAATTATACCAGTAGCCTTGAACTCAAACAAGTACCCAAACAATCCGAAACATCCACTGTTGCTGTTTAA